Proteins co-encoded in one Arachis hypogaea cultivar Tifrunner chromosome 13, arahy.Tifrunner.gnm2.J5K5, whole genome shotgun sequence genomic window:
- the LOC112792090 gene encoding peptidyl-prolyl cis-trans isomerase FKBP17-2, chloroplastic, translating to MATFFNFPPVFSALPSRTHHHIHSSQTPPPPPPSQPSSTTGNDNQEILQVSTKSQQQKPIKPTKIESTDWIATSLTRRFGLGAGLAWVGFLAFGVISEQIKTRFEVSQQQANTRTVDKEQGVLLPNGIRYTELKVGGGASPKPGDLVVIDIVGRMEDSGQVFVDTTEKKPLALVMGSRPYSKGVCEGIEYVLRTMKAGGKRRVIVPPSLGFGESGADFGTTEIPPLATLDYIVEVERVSIAPA from the exons ATGGCTACCTTCTTTAACTTCCCACCGGTCTTCTCTGCCCTCCCCTCCAGAACTCATCACCATATTCACTCATCACAAACACCACCGCCACCTCCACCATCTCAGCCCTCCAGCACAACTGGTAATGACAACCAGGAAATACTGCAGGTCTCTACCAAATCACAACAACAGAAGCCTATCAAACCCACTAAGATTGAATCCACAGATTGGATAGCTACTTCCCTCACAAGACGATTTGGTCTCGGAGCTGGCCTTGCTTGGGTTGGCTTTCTTGCTTTTGGGGTCATCTCTGAACAGATTAAGACTCGCTTTGAGGTTTCTCAGCAGCAGGCCAACACAAGGACCGTTGACAAAGAACAAGGGGTGCTCCTTCCCAATGGCATAAG ATACACGGAATTGAAAGTTGGAGGTGGAGCTTCACCAAAACCAGGGGATCTAGTTGTAATTGACATAGTGGGAAGAATGGAAGACAGTGGACAAGTGTTTGTGGACACAACAGAGAAGAAGCCACTGGCACTGGTGATGGGGTCAAGGCCATATAGCAAGGGAGTGTGTGAAGGCATAGAATATGTGCTAAGAACAATGAAGGCAGGTGGTAAGAGGAGAGTGATTGTGCCTCCTTCACTAGGGTTTGGAGAAAGTGGTGCTGATTTTGGCACTACTGAGATACCTCCACTTGCAACACTTGATTACATTGTTGAAGTTGAAAGAGTCTCCATTGCACCTGCTTAA
- the LOC112792091 gene encoding golgin candidate 2, with protein MANWISSKLKVAENILHQIDQQAAESLRKNERLGLDEPSAIDVAPAKSGGSVSLKDQLKKKPLENNDYRGKLRSDPNFSKPAPLNAAKPSSKPNPNPALTDGDWTELLSSPTQPTAPGSSQGNGVPSPRSLTKNNRKHKSLSSGLSVSDVKRNPKSVNGASSSLQRLDSVKQVKPSGKVSDDGKESTSSGSSERHSNVESETDNKWMRGQEYTSNKDTVNKVAVETDDKENEQNHHGFSYRSLSQPQSLQANDKVDAETIPEVDKGKIAGDVAQGQLRSAIKERDGPQVVLGHPTSDHLQRGSSMASDDGSSDSDTDSDSTSDSESEREREERRKKRERILAEKAEAKAMNTIKELENMVAKLEGEKQSIEKILEERAKQQAQEASQLQTSMMETMEAAELEKQKHNNTRMEVLARLAKLETANADLAKSLAAVQWNLEVEIKQVAELRQQIAFKESVHEELKRSTSNLYQAVASQNQMSSKGVEFEREILEAEHSIIGDKVTQLQEKARKLEADIEMTRKEIEEPTEVEVELKRRLQQMTDHLIQKQAKVESLSSEKASLVFRIEAVSRLLDENMSASGAPDMNSASSSGDLESGIWELSNSKLKPILKARIHSGKKQLGSLLQQLDYIFVTGAVFLRRNSTAKLWALVYLVCLHFWVIYILMSHSGSGPSNEARSGAVISLDNINSTGG; from the exons ATGGCCAATTGGATCTCCTCCAAGCTCAAAGTCGCCGAGAACATTCTCCATCAG ATCGACCAGCAAGCTGCTGAATCTCTTCGCAAGAACGAGAGGCTTGGACTCGATGAACCCAGTGCCATTGACGTTGCTCCTGCCAAATCAGGGGGTTCCGTGTCTCTCAAGGATCAGTTGAAGAAGAAACCACTGGAGAACAACGACTACCGTGGAAAGCTGCGGAGTGATCCCAATTTTAGCAAGCCAGCTCCACTTAACGCAGCTAAGCCCTCGTCCAAACCTAATCCTAACCCTGCACTCACTGATGGTGATTGGACCGAACTCCTCAGCTCTCCAACTCAGCCTACGGCTCCTGGGAGCAGCCAGGGTAATGGGGTACCTTCGCCTCGTTCTTTGACCAAAAATAATAGGAAGCACAAGAGTTTGTCGTCGGGGTTATCGGTTTCAGATGTCAAGAGGAACCCAAAAAGTGTTAATGGTGCTTCAAGTTCTTTGCAGAGGCTGGACTCTGTTAAACAAGTTAAACCGAGTGGGAAAGTTAGTGATGATGGGAAGGAGTCTACCTCATCTGGTTCATCAGAGAGGCATTCCAATGTGGAATCTGAGACTGATAATAAGTGGATGAGAGGACAAGAATATACTAGTAATAAGGACACTGTCAATAAGGTTGCGGTGGAGACAGATGACAAGGAAAATGAACAGAATCATCATGGTTTTAGTTATAGGAGCCTTTCTCAGCCACAATCTTTGCAGGCCAATGACAAAGTGGACGCAGAAACAATACCTGAGGTGGACAAAGGTAAGATTGCTGGAGATGTTGCTCAAGGTCAATTGAGAAGTGCAATAAAAGAAAGGGATGGGCCTCAAGTAGTCTTGGGACATCCAACATCTGATCATTTGCAAAGGGGTTCTTCCATGGCAAGTGATGATGGGAGTTCTGATTCAGATACAGATTCTGACTCAACATCTGATTCTGAAAGTGAACGCGAGAGGGAGGAACGGAGAAAGAAGAGGGAGAGGATCCTTGCTGAGAAAGCCGAAGCTAAAGCAATGAATACCATCAAGGAACTCGAGAATATGGTGGCCAAATTAGAGGGGGAGAAGCAAAGTATAGAGAAAATACTAGAGGAGCGAgcaaaacaacaagcacaggag GCTTCACAGCTTCAGACCAGCATGATGGAAACAATGgaagctgctgagttagaaaagcAGAAACATAATAATACCAGAATGGAAGTTCTTGCACGATTAGCTAAACTCGAG ACTGCTAATGCTGATCTTGCGAAATCCCTTGCAGCAGTGCAGTGGAACCTTGAAGTAGAG ATTAAACAAGTGGCTGAACTAAGACAGCAAATTGCATTTAAAGAGTCGGTTCATGAAG AGCTCAAAAGGAGCACGAGCAATCTTTATCAAGCTGTAGCTTCACAAAATCAA ATGTCTTCAAAAGGAGTTGAGTTTGAAAGAGAAATTCTTGAGGCAGAGCACTCTATAATTGGTGATAAAGTTACACAATTACAAGAAAAG GCGCGGAAGCTGGAAGCTGACATTGAAATGACAAGGAAGGAGATAGAAGAACCAACAGAAGTTGAAGTTGAGCTCAAGCGTAGGCTTCAACAGATGACTGATCATTTAATACAGAAACAAGCCAAG GTTGAGTCACTCTCCTCTGAGAAGGCAAGTCTCGTATTCAGAATTGAG GCAGTGTCAAGGTTGCTAGATGAGAATATGTCAGCATCAGGTGCACCAGATATGAATTCTGCTTCCTCATCTGGTGACTTAGAATCAGGAATTTGGGAGCTCTCCAATTCAAAGCTGAAGCCAATCTTAAAAGccagaattcattctggcaagaAACAATTGGGCTCGCTGCTTCAACAATTAGATTATATATTTGTCACGGGTGCAGTCTTTTTGAGAAGGAACTCGACTGCAAAATTATGGGCACTGGTTTACCTTGTTTGCCTTCATTTCTGGGTGATATATATCCTGATGTCACATTCAGGTTCAGGGCCATCCAATGAGGCTAGGTCGGGCGCTGTGATCTCATTGGATAATATTAATAGCACTGGGGGATAG
- the LOC112792093 gene encoding uncharacterized protein isoform X2, with the protein MGTVIDSHFLALTAILTIGYQFVFFIITALLKFDKVTDFAGSTNFIIIAVLTLLLKGSWYFRQIILSFFVVLWGLRLGLFLLFRILKWGEDRRFDEMRNNLGKLAIFWTFQAVWVWTVSLPVTVVNASNRNPFIQPQDVIGWILWAVGFILEGTADHQKLRFKQSPENRGKWCNSGLWKYSRHPNYFGEMLLWWGIFVASTPILKGAEWLVIIGPIFLTLLLLFVSGIPMLEDSADKKFGNVDGYRIYKRRTSPLIPLPPPIYGNLPLWFKTTFLFELPLYSRNLPQEGLD; encoded by the exons ATGGGAACTGTGATTGACTCTCACTTCTTGGCTCTCACTGCCATCCTCACT ATTGGGTATCAGTTTGTGTTTTTCATCATCACTGCCCTCCTCAAATTTGACAAAGTTACTGATTTTGCCG gAAGTACCAATTTCATAATAATTGCTGTGTTGACCCTCCTGCTCAAGGGATCATGGTATTTTCGACAG ATAATCCTCTCTTTCTTTGTTGTATTATGGGGTCTTCGCCTCGGCCTTTTTCTCTTATTCAG GATTCTGAAGTGGGGAGAGGATCGACGCTTTGACGAAATGCGGAATAATTTGGGAAAATTGGCCATATTCTGGACATTTCAG GCTGTGTGGGTGTGGACAGTGAGTTTACCAGTTACAGTGGTTAATGCAAGCAACCGAAATCCTTTCATACAGCCTCAGGATGTGATAGGATGGATTTTGTGGGCTGTGGGTTTTATACTTGAAGGTACAGCGGATCATCAGAAGCTGCGCTTTAAACAGTCTCCAGAAAATAGAGGCAAGTGGTGCAATTCTGGTCTCTGGAAATATTCTCGCCATCCAAACTACTTTGGTGAG ATGTTGCTTTGGTGGGGAATTTTTGTGGCATCCACACCAATACTGAAGGGAGCAGAATGGTTGGTAATCATTGGACCAATATTTCTCActttgttgcttctttttgtcAGTGGCATTCCAATGCTCGAG GATTCAGCAGATAAGAAGTTTGGAAATGTAGATGGATACAGGATATACAAACGGAGGACTAG CCCTTTAATCCCGTTGCCACCACCAATCTATGGAAACTTGCCCTTGTGGTTCAAAACAACTTTCCTCTTTGAATTACCACTCTACAGTCGTAATCTTCCACAAGAAGGACTAGACTG A
- the LOC112792093 gene encoding uncharacterized protein isoform X1: MGTVIDSHFLALTAILTIGYQFVFFIITALLKFDKVTDFAGSTNFIIIAVLTLLLKGSWYFRQIILSFFVVLWGLRLGLFLLFRILKWGEDRRFDEMRNNLGKLAIFWTFQAVWVWTVSLPVTVVNASNRNPFIQPQDVIGWILWAVGFILEGTADHQKLRFKQSPENRGKWCNSGLWKYSRHPNYFGEMLLWWGIFVASTPILKGAEWLVIIGPIFLTLLLLFVSGIPMLEDSADKKFGNVDGYRIYKRRTSPLIPLPPPIYGNLPLWFKTTFLFELPLYSRNLPQEGLDWCRTSSGESSNAQKID; the protein is encoded by the exons ATGGGAACTGTGATTGACTCTCACTTCTTGGCTCTCACTGCCATCCTCACT ATTGGGTATCAGTTTGTGTTTTTCATCATCACTGCCCTCCTCAAATTTGACAAAGTTACTGATTTTGCCG gAAGTACCAATTTCATAATAATTGCTGTGTTGACCCTCCTGCTCAAGGGATCATGGTATTTTCGACAG ATAATCCTCTCTTTCTTTGTTGTATTATGGGGTCTTCGCCTCGGCCTTTTTCTCTTATTCAG GATTCTGAAGTGGGGAGAGGATCGACGCTTTGACGAAATGCGGAATAATTTGGGAAAATTGGCCATATTCTGGACATTTCAG GCTGTGTGGGTGTGGACAGTGAGTTTACCAGTTACAGTGGTTAATGCAAGCAACCGAAATCCTTTCATACAGCCTCAGGATGTGATAGGATGGATTTTGTGGGCTGTGGGTTTTATACTTGAAGGTACAGCGGATCATCAGAAGCTGCGCTTTAAACAGTCTCCAGAAAATAGAGGCAAGTGGTGCAATTCTGGTCTCTGGAAATATTCTCGCCATCCAAACTACTTTGGTGAG ATGTTGCTTTGGTGGGGAATTTTTGTGGCATCCACACCAATACTGAAGGGAGCAGAATGGTTGGTAATCATTGGACCAATATTTCTCActttgttgcttctttttgtcAGTGGCATTCCAATGCTCGAG GATTCAGCAGATAAGAAGTTTGGAAATGTAGATGGATACAGGATATACAAACGGAGGACTAG CCCTTTAATCCCGTTGCCACCACCAATCTATGGAAACTTGCCCTTGTGGTTCAAAACAACTTTCCTCTTTGAATTACCACTCTACAGTCGTAATCTTCCACAAGAAGGACTAGACTG GTGTAGAACAAGCAGCGGGGAAAGCAGCAATGCTCAGAAAATTGACTAG